The Xyrauchen texanus isolate HMW12.3.18 chromosome 33, RBS_HiC_50CHRs, whole genome shotgun sequence region ATgcacttttattaaattaaaaaaacactccAAATAATACAACCCATTCTTTACTAGGATATCAGGGTCACATCTGATTATGTGACATTATATTGAGCATTTCAAAACGAGAAAACTCTCaatacttgaaaaaaaaaaatgctgcacTGGCCTAGTTGGTCTAGCTTGGTGGTCAAGTTATAAAGAGTAgaaccacaaaaaacaaaaaaaacttgcatTTAGTTAACAACAACCTACTTAACTCATTCAGTCTTTCTTGACAGAAAAGGGGATGAGctgtttgttgtttttcatttcaaCTATCTTTTCTGCCAGTTCaccaacaattttttttctgacagAGTTGTGCTAGTTGCAAAAGTGTGTATTTACCCTTGAACTGTTCTAGGACACTTTTGTCTACCATGTAAATCTCTGCAATTGCTGCCGTGTCTTTCACAGCATTTGTAGAAACACAAGCTTTCTTGAAAGCTGCGGTCATCCTGAAGCCTCTTTGCACAAGTTTGAGGACACGCCGATATCTTTTCACCACATCTGCGATTGAGgcaactgaaaaaaacaatacaataatgtgaATAAATCACCAAggactgttgtgttgtgtcttgtgCGGTTTCTTAGTGGCATGGTGAGCCACAGTGTTACCCAcatgttttctctttaaaaggaAGGCTACAACTTGGATTAAGGCGTGTGGCTTATTCTTTGATTTAGAACATTTAATAGTCAGTAGTGTGAGGGCAGTGTGCCAATAAAGACTATTGATGAGTATTGCTATAAAAACACAGGTAAATACTGTTGAGAACATtctttatattgaattattgattACCATAACAGGTAAGCACATGTTGTGTCTTTATTTACTTCATTCCTTACATAATCTTTGTAAGAAAGCTATAGTAAAAATACAAGTTAGATACAGATCATCACTGATATTCACTGAGAATTCAGGGACACTGGCCATAACAGAACAGTTAAGCTTTTGACATGTGGATTTCATGTCATTCAAAAAAAAGAGATGACAAGAGTGATGATGACTGGGTTGTGGGATAGTGTGCATTATGCAACGAATCAAGTATAaagcactaaaataaaaataatcacctAAATACTTCATAACTAACTAAATACAGTGTGTCCATACCTCGCTCTCCTTTTCCGTTTGACCTCTTCACCTTTTTggtttccttctttctttttttgcttttctTCTTGACCTTCTTCTTTTTGcgcttctttttcttctttcccTCATCTGAAGAGTCAGAGATAGagctggagtcagtgctggaGTCAGTGTTGGAATCAGTGGTAGTGTCAGTGCTGGAGTCCAAAATCATGGCCCGTGCCTCCTCATCTCCAGTGGCCATTATCTCCAAGTTCCCACCTGTAATATAAACTTATAATGTAAACCTACACCCACTGTATAATTGAGCTGCTTGTAGAACTTCACTGTAACTAGTTGAGTATTTCAGTGAATTCTACCAAATTAATGCAAATGTTGTCTGAGCAACTTCTGCTGTAAATGGAAAGGCAATATGCTATGGCAAGGCAGCAGTCTACAGGCTATACCCAAGCGAAGTCAGTTCAATCCTTACAAATGACTTAACAGCTAAAGCTCTAAATTTTGTCACCCAAATAAGAGACTATTTTATTTTCACTATGTACATTTTTGGTCACACTAAATTAGGtgtccttaactactatgtacttacatAAAAAATAGTACAATGCACTTTTTGTGTTCATATTGTATTGCAAAACACTGCTGCTTTTGAGGTAGATACGGGTAAGGTTAGAGACAGGTGTGATGGTATAGGTAGGTTTAAGGCATTGGCTTGTACCGAGCCCAACGCGATTGACTTTGATGGAGGAACTTGCAACTTTACTTGCAAACTACAATTCCTGTTCATCAATCAGGTGAGAACCAGACCCGTTATAAACCTAAATATACTCACATTAATTGAAAAGTGTAGTACATTACAGAATGTAATTACAGAAATTAATTACAGCTGCAATTAcatgcagatatatatatatattttttaattacaatgTAAAAGCATGTACATTACACAATAAATGCATTAGgtcaaattattaattaaaatgttagtacatagtagttagagacacttaatataaagtgggaccaattttttaaatatatatttttgatctgatttataatttaaaaatatataaaaaataaaaacgaacAATTTAATATCAATAACAAAAACTCCAAACCGTAGCAAAATAAAACACTGTAGATACCTATAAATGGAAAAACTATATAGCTAGTGTAGAAAATCCTTTTTAGCTGCAATTTAACAGGTGCACAAAAAGCAGCAGCATTTCgttttaaatacaaatgttttcaCACATAAATCTTTATGTCTCTATTTTTAAGTGCACCTTGAGGGTTATCTGCTTTAGAGATCCTATACATTGTCCACCTAAATATACGCGTGCGCTAAATATAAATTTTAAGCCAAAATCTAAAGCAGGTACAAAATAATACTGAAAGGCCAGCAACAATATTGTCAAACATAGCTAAAATATGTACAGTTATGCTGTAGCATTATTCTTCTAAAGCCCATAGAAGTTCTGGAGAGCCTTCTGCTCTACCTGTACAAACCTTGTTCTTGTGCAGACTTCTCTTCAAGCTGCCTCTTGAGGAAGTCATTTTCCTCCTCCAGCTCATTCACCCGAGACTGGAGCATCTCAGCCTTCTTTTCCCAGAGAATATGCTGTTTGACAGGCTTGAGACTGTCCATCCTACTAACTgcaaaatatgacatgaaaaaataGGAGTAATTGTCAGTGGGGTAGAGTGGTCAAACCTTGTAAGCACATAGTAAAAAGTGTTTTGTAATATGTAATTATATACATCTTTCAGAAGATaacttaagactttttttttttagcttggttTTAACATGGTTAAGCAACAGTTAGCTGCACAACAGTTTTTTACAATAACCACCACCTATCCCtagtgttgggcaagttactctaaaaaatgattactactaattacatcttcaaaAGTGTAATTAGATAAATGCACTAATTATTCCCTCTGAAAAGTATTGCATTGATTATTTCCTAAATCcaaggttaaaaaataaaattaccaaattttaacattttacaatagaTAACTGTAGCATTCTAACAAAAAGTGCATCCTAGCATAGAAACCAATGAATGCTTCTCAGGACCAGAAAGCCCTCACCATTAGGTAAGGTAGTTCAGACTACTGGCATGAAGTTGGTTGTGTCTCTAAAGTTACATGCGGCATTGGTATAAACGTTTCTAACTTCAATAGCATTTGAAGACAATGACTTACAGTCATAAAACGATGAACACTTTACAGTTGGTTTTATGACTGTAAGTCATTGTCTTCAAATGTCATTGAGCTTTAAATTATGGCATATTTTGTGTAAGACCCCATACAGTAGTGAAATACATAGCAATATTTACATATGATTTAACAGTTTATTGTCAATAATATCAAAAATCTAAAAGGTGTGCATCATACTTGACACCTAGATGAACTCTTTACAGTTGGTTTTTATGGCTATAAGTCATTGTCTTCAAATGCTAGAAACCTATGTTGCATGTAACTTTAGAGACAGTCCCTAAGTACGCTGAATGTCTAATGTCCAACGTCATACCAACTTCATGCCAGCGTTCAGACTAATGAATTATCGCATTGTGTGAATCATTCAGCTCGAGCTAAatcaattttaatttgtgttgacTTGTATGCAATCGCGTCACCGGAAATATCAGCTTTGTGTTTGGTAGAACACCAACGATTTTCACATTTATAAACACAACTTACCACTTTTTGTGTGGATGGAAACTACTTCTTCTTTTCCTTGGTATTTCCTCTCTGTGCCTTTGTGCGGGTAAAATGCATGGTACCGCACTCCCCCACTGCCAGTGCCAGCTGAGGGCAGTGTACTGA contains the following coding sequences:
- the LOC127626487 gene encoding protein FAM133-like translates to MLQSRVNELEEENDFLKRQLEEKSAQEQGGNLEIMATGDEEARAMILDSSTDTTTDSNTDSSTDSSSISDSSDEGKKKKKRKKKKVKKKSKKRKKETKKVKRSNGKGERVASIADVVKRYRRVLKLVQRGFRMTAAFKKACVSTNAVKDTAAIAEIYMVDKSVLEQFKGKYTLLQLAQLCQKKNCW